The Colias croceus chromosome 23, ilColCroc2.1 genome window below encodes:
- the LOC123702151 gene encoding uncharacterized protein LOC123702151 isoform X1 — protein MVVSCTVCLNNSRKTKNISYFTYPKEYNRRQYWLKAVGREDLLLKLVDDKTRQQYRICEEHFERNCIKFSKNGNIKYLFDYAFPTLKLPSNEGASSTSIQENAFPTVNLPSNAMKFENVHVNQEIQVSPASETLSNNFLNKIVISKDLFSHYKDFNDDSEHKNAASDQSDSEQSTTLDPDNELWGFFDKEPRNRAKCSMCGVVLRRETDTLYKHLKESHSRISENLEFRDNDENYTEVIYLEDPVSLDNTESKKTKFDNVKIETPSSPQPKRPKRRHSYKEPLRVSNSQNIPTEFLKKDKISPHDEEIENFGRYITGLLKAVPKGTCTKLQMDIVNLIMTAKLKSMEPTPTITINGTIEVQSDKTTEEAAPMDDDTRENEAAETNLEASTTERKLESKKPPDKTSLLKKRKSFTYTEDYIKSTDQEEVENFGKYITCLLKSVSNRDVGTKLQMDIVSLIMSARLKIADKSSVLTISGTIEMNKNTDSVGTDA, from the exons atggTTGTTTCTTGTACTGTGTGTTTGAATAATAGtagaaaaactaaaaatatatcatacttCACCTATCCCAAGGAGTACAATAG gcGGCAATATTGGCTCAAAGCCGTCGGGCGTGAAGATCTGCTTCTAAAACTTGTTGATGATAAAACGAGACAACAATACAGAATATGTGAGGAACACTTCGAAAGAAACTGCATcaagttttctaaaaatggaaatataaaatatttgtttgattATGCTTTTCCAACACTCAAATTGCCGTCAAACGAAGGTGCAAGCTCGACTTCTATACAAGAAAATGCTTTTCCAACGGTTAATTTGCCATCAAATGCTATGAAATTTGAGAACGTACATGTAAATCAGGAAATCCAAGTTTCGCCCGCTAGTGAAACACTttcaaataactttttaaataaaatagttatttcGAAAGATTTATTCAGCCATTACAAGGATTTTAATGATG ATTCCGAGCACAAAAATGCGGCGTCCGACCAATCCGACTCGGAACAGTCTACCACGCTCGACCCGGACAACGAGTTGTGGGGCTTCTTCGACAAGGAGCCCCGGAACCGGGCGAAGTGCTCCATGTGCGGTGTCGTGTTGAGACGGGAAACTGATACCCTGTACAAGCATTTGAAGGAGAGTCACTCGAGGATATCAGAG AACCTAGAATTTAGAGATAACGACGAGAACTACACAGAAGTCATATATCTGGAAGATCCAGTTTCTTTAGATAACACGGAGtccaaaaaaactaaatttgaCAACGTGAAAATTGAGACTCCATCATCGCCACAACCAAAACGTCCTAAACGCCGACACAGCTACAAGGAACCGTTACGAGTCAGTAACAGTCAGAATATACCAACGGAGTTTTTGAAAAAGGACAAAATCAGTCCACACGATGaggaaattgaaaattttggCAGATACATTACTGGTTTACTAAAAGCAGTACCGAAAGGTACGTGTACGAAACTGCAAATGGATATCGTTAATTTGATAATGACGGCCAAGTTGAAGAGTATGGAGCCAACACCGACAATCACTATAAACGGTACTATTGAAGTACAGAGTGATAAAACAACGGAAGAAGCTGCACCTATGGATGATGAT ACGCGGGAGAACGAAGCAGCAGAAACAAATCTAGAAGCGTCCACGACAGAAAGAAAACTTGAGTCCAAAAAACCACCAGATAAAACCAGTTTActcaaaaaaagaaagagtTTTACCTACACCGAAGACTACATCAAATCCACGGACCAAGAAGAAGTTGAAAATTTCGGAAAGTACATAACCTGTTTACTCAAAAGTGTGTCAAATAGAGATGTTGGGACCAAACTGCAAATGGATATCGTTAGTCTAATAATGTCTGCGAGGTTGAAAATAGCGGATAAAAGTTCGGTGCTTACTATTAGTGGGACTatagaaatgaataaaaatacggATTCAGTGGGGACTGATGCGTGA